Genomic window (Lynx canadensis isolate LIC74 chromosome D3, mLynCan4.pri.v2, whole genome shotgun sequence):
GTTGTAATCCAATACAATAGCCACTGGATAACTTCCAGCCCACTCTGATACCACACAGTGGCCTGGCTTCCATATCCCATCTCATACCAGGTACTTCTATTCCCCGTTTTCCATAGGAATTTCTGTAACTCTTGGCCACCTCTGCTTCTTTCCTAACATTAGGCCTAGGAGGCCCACTGTTTTAGTTTTGAGATAAAAGTCTAAATCCTAACATAACCCACAAGGTATTGCATCTGGCCCCTATGTAATTTTCTAGCTTCACCTTTTTCTCATTCACTCTGTTGTTCTCAATGCTCTTACTACACggaaacttttcttcttttttgaaaccTGTAAAGTTCACCTTGCCTTATGTTCTTTGCCCTTTCTGTTCCCCCTGCCTAGAATGGTCACCACCTCCCCGCCTTCTTTTTGAGCTGAGCCTTAGTGGCCTTTTTGGTTAGTTACTGTATTGTTTAACACCTGAACAGCCTCTAGCCAAAAAGTCCTTGAATCAAAAAGGGCAGGCTTCTAACAGGTGTgctcatctttgccagttttgttaATTAGAAGGAGTTTTCTTCAAGTAGAACATGTCAGCACCTAGGAGCGGGACTTTTCCTCAAGTATAAACTATGTCATCTTCTCTAAGGAATGTAGCCAAAGCAGGAGGGAATTGGAAAAGGCATAGCTGTTCACATAAAAGCTGAATGTCTTGTTGAGTGTCAAGTCATTTGACTTTAGAACTGGTagaagaatcaagaaaataacATGAGGAACAACCGGCATCAAAGGGCAGCAGAATTTGCCAAATGAGCTTCTGCCACTGGCTGTGTTACATGCTAACCACCAATTGCTCTTCCTTTTCCAATACTCTCTGTGAAAAGAGATTTGGTATGTTGTGAGGGTTCCAAATTTCCTTTAAGTATGTGAAGGACTAAGTTAGGTAGATCCAGTCATGATGGTTGGATCTGTTTTTAGACATTGGTCACAGTTGGAAATGGCCTGCACTTTAGTCATTTCCATTTCCCCTTACTTTGGTACCATTAGCTCCATAATCTTATAACCAGCAAAGGTTATAAGGTCATGTCCGTCATGAGGCAGCACTGTGTTAGTCCCGCCATTGCCTTCTTCCCATTTGTTGTGGGGCCAGAAGAGTGTGGTGGCATCCTTGCTCTGTGGATCTCTGTTCGTAGGTCACTCCTGGCAGGGTGTGCCTCCAAATCCACCCTCTGGGGTTCTGGGTCTCTAATCTCAGTTTCAGTGGTATTTGCCATCCTGCTCCAGCCCTGTGGTTCTGAGACTTAGTGGAAGGAGGCTGGGTTGGAGTTAGTGGTCTATGCTGCCTCACAGGTCTCTAGATAGTCAcccttctccatttcctcatgtCTGCAAGGGCTTAACCCACAGCCAGCATGCCCTGCAGTTGGCACTAATGCGGGCCCTCCTCCCTTTGCTATCTCCCCACTGAGCGCCCCTCAGCCAAGCCCCTACCAGTCAATCCCATCAGGCATTATCTCCCTGCTCTGACCCCAGGGACTCTCAGTTCTAAGGGTCTGAGGTTCTGAGGATTTGCCTTGAGCAGTCTAGAGGTATTGAGTTTGGGAGCCTCACCCCATACCTTCTCTTGCATCCTACAGAAATCAGGGTGAAATGGCCCACACCTGTCGTGGCACCATCAACCTGTCCACCGCTCACTTTGACACGGAGGACTCTTGCAGTATCGTGCTGACCAGTGGGGCAAGGACCTACCACCTCAAGGCCAGCTCGGAGGTAGAGCGGCAGCAGTGGATCACCGCCCTGGAGCTGGCCAAGGCCAAGGCTGTCTGCATGATGAGCAGCCACTCAGGTAGTGAGCACTTGGTGAGCGGGTATACATGCAGTGTCATGGATCCAGAGAGAGTGGGACTTGAAAGTgtttggggggtggtggtgaccaGGAGACCCAGGCTAGTCCAGACCAACCCTGGAAGGTTGGGATATGTGTTTACCCTTCCTATTCAACTCTGTGTGTCCTCAGCAATGAGATGCTTAGGTGGTCAAGGTTGGGTGGACAGGTCTTGGGATAGAAATATTTGTGATGAGGAGggctgtgtgtgtttttctttgggCAAGTATGGTTCCTAGATTTTAACAGAACCTTCAGATGCTGTAGTGAGTGAGatccagaagcagcagcagaggtGGGAGTCCAGGATCATGTACCTGTGCCGTGGGCCAGACTTTTTCCCAGGCCCATTATGGAGATTGAAAGCTATTTAGCCAGAGCTGTTGTCTTTGCTGAGGTGGTAGACCAGCTCAGATATCCTGAGCAAGACATTTAATTGTTTAATAcctgcattcatttttttaatatgtcatgTCTTTATGTGATTCATAAACCAGAAGTTTCAAAAGCACATGCAGTGACACCTGCCCTTGACTCTTGTTCCCAGCCAACCACCCTATTATCCCTCCCAGAGGCAACCAGAGCTACCTTGTgtcttttacatatttattaaaattggtacttattttaaaataaatgcagtcTTCCACTTTCCTTTCTTTACACTTAGCAATATATCTTGGAATTTCTTCCCTATCAGTACATAAAAAGCTTCCTCCTTGTTTTTACAGCAGTATAGTACTttgttgtatggatatatcatagT
Coding sequences:
- the LOC116738406 gene encoding oxysterol-binding protein 2-like, whose translation is MSGTDTTSTAPMALLPLDSFKGWLLKWTNYLKGYQRRWFVLSNGLLSYYRNQGEMAHTCRGTINLSTAHFDTEDSCSIVLTSGARTYHLKASSEVERQQWITALELAKAKAVCMMSSHSAVMRSCEHQP